From the Helicobacter mustelae genome, the window CTAGCTCCAAGAGACTTAGTGGTGTGCTTTTGTAGGCTGGTGGCCTATCAATGGTGCCCACATCGATGCGCGAGAGCTTGATTTGCCCAAAGAATTCCACCAAAGAATTGAGATTTTCGCGCCCATCATTGATGTTTTTAACAAACAAAATCTCTGCGATGAGCTCACCCTTATAAATTTTACTAAATTCCAAAATCCCCCCCGCGATTTCTTCAAGATTTAGGCTTTTGTGTGGTCGATCGATGCGCGAGAAGATCTTCTCATTTCCCCCATCAAAAGAAAATTTCACCTTGTCAAAAAGAAGCAAGGCTTTTTGCACAGAAGGCTCCCCAAAACGTGAACCATTGCTAAGGATCAGGGTTTGGATATGGGGAGGGATTTGCTTTTTGATTTCTGTGATGAGCTCAAAGAGATGGGGGTAGAGTGTGGGTTCGCCATTAGCGGTGATGGTAAGCACATCGATATTTTGCAATGGCGTGTGGCAAAGCTCTTTTAGGATCTCTTCTACTGGGATGATTTCTCGCATTTCTCGCATG encodes:
- a CDS encoding radical SAM protein, whose amino-acid sequence is MILFGPIFSRRFGTSLGIDLSPYAKQCNFDCLYCELEGKKAMREMREIIPVEEILKELCHTPLQNIDVLTITANGEPTLYPHLFELITEIKKQIPPHIQTLILSNGSRFGEPSVQKALLLFDKVKFSFDGGNEKIFSRIDRPHKSLNLEEIAGGILEFSKIYKGELIAEILFVKNINDGRENLNSLVEFFGQIKLSRIDVGTIDRPPAYKSTPLSLLELEEIARFLQHHLPNTPISIPKRASAPLDPTAIPAEVTAPAAPKICAEQLYDLIKLRPLELSEADAMLDFEAKAELKSLLKDQKIFITEINSLCFYTIKQK